A window of the Blastocatellia bacterium genome harbors these coding sequences:
- the secD gene encoding protein translocase subunit SecD, producing MGKNIRNRMLIILLVTLAGLAVIFKPHHKLTVQDFTSWSQIKQNLGENIHLGLDLKGGSHLVMQVQVDDVINKMTQRNVEAAKTRLQQKNLPFTDIKAQGINQVVVTVPDSSRNGDIVREIESDYGQGWTVSDRGSTITATLDEGFANQLRDRATDQAKQIIENRVNAFGVTEPVVVRQGGEGTYQILIQMPGIDDTERVKNTLNADSNLELRLEAKNTAVYPTKDAAEQAVKGLPNSDQYEVFAYRERTAEGSSGAEQWVILEKNMVVSGLDMRDASARQSATGSSNYEISFSLTPSGATRFAEVTGKNIGEFLCIVLNNEVKSRATIQGQIHDQGQITGAFTKRQAEDLALILRSGALPAKAVYLEERTVGPSLGADSIRQGVTASIAGLLAVIAFMLFYYRGSGINAVLALILNLILLLAALVIFGATLTLPGIAGVILTIGMAVDSNVLIFERIREEMRNGKVVASAVKEGFGKAFLTIIDTHVTTVVSAIFLFVFGTGPIRGFAATLVAGLVANLFTAVFVSRTIFMWHLNRKARVESLSI from the coding sequence ATGGGTAAAAATATACGCAATCGCATGCTCATCATCCTGCTGGTCACGCTGGCCGGGCTAGCGGTGATCTTCAAGCCGCACCATAAGCTGACCGTACAGGATTTCACTAGCTGGTCGCAGATCAAGCAGAACCTCGGCGAGAACATTCACCTCGGCCTCGACCTCAAGGGCGGCAGCCATCTCGTCATGCAGGTGCAGGTTGACGATGTCATCAACAAGATGACGCAGCGCAACGTCGAAGCCGCCAAGACGCGCTTGCAGCAGAAAAACCTGCCGTTTACAGACATCAAGGCGCAGGGCATCAATCAGGTCGTCGTCACCGTCCCCGACAGCTCCCGCAACGGCGACATCGTTCGCGAGATTGAAAGCGATTACGGCCAGGGCTGGACAGTGAGCGACCGCGGCAGCACAATCACCGCGACGCTCGACGAAGGCTTTGCCAACCAGTTGCGCGACCGCGCCACCGATCAGGCCAAGCAGATCATTGAAAACCGCGTCAACGCTTTCGGCGTCACCGAGCCGGTCGTCGTCCGTCAGGGTGGCGAAGGCACATACCAGATTCTCATCCAGATGCCTGGCATTGACGACACCGAGCGCGTCAAGAACACGCTCAACGCCGACTCGAATCTTGAGCTGCGGCTTGAGGCCAAGAACACCGCGGTCTATCCGACGAAAGACGCCGCCGAGCAGGCCGTCAAAGGCTTGCCGAATTCCGACCAGTACGAGGTCTTCGCCTATCGCGAGCGCACCGCCGAAGGCAGCAGCGGCGCCGAGCAGTGGGTGATCCTTGAAAAGAACATGGTCGTCAGCGGCCTGGACATGCGCGACGCCAGCGCCCGCCAGTCGGCCACCGGCAGCTCGAATTACGAGATCAGTTTTTCGCTGACGCCGAGCGGCGCGACCCGTTTTGCCGAGGTCACCGGCAAGAACATCGGCGAGTTCCTCTGCATCGTGCTGAACAACGAGGTCAAATCGCGCGCCACCATTCAAGGGCAGATTCACGATCAGGGACAGATCACCGGCGCATTCACCAAGCGGCAGGCCGAAGACCTGGCGTTGATTCTGCGCTCCGGTGCGCTGCCGGCGAAGGCGGTCTACCTTGAAGAGCGCACGGTCGGCCCTTCGTTAGGCGCAGACTCCATCCGCCAGGGCGTCACGGCATCTATCGCCGGGCTGCTTGCGGTCATCGCCTTCATGCTCTTCTACTATCGCGGCTCGGGCATCAACGCGGTGCTGGCGCTGATTCTGAACTTGATTCTGCTGCTGGCGGCGCTGGTCATCTTCGGCGCGACGCTGACGCTGCCCGGCATCGCCGGCGTGATTCTGACCATCGGCATGGCCGTTGACTCGAACGTGCTGATCTTCGAGCGCATCCGCGAAGAAATGCGCAACGGCAAGGTGGTCGCCTCGGCGGTCAAGGAAGGTTTCGGCAAAGCCTTCTTGACGATCATTGACACGCACGTGACGACGGTCGTTTCGGCCATCTTCCTGTTCGTCTTCGGCACCGGCCCGATCCGCGGCTTTGCGGCTACCCTGGTCGCCGGCCTTGTGGCGAACCTGTTCACGGCGGTCTTCGTTTCGCGCACCATCTTCATGTGGCATTTGAACCGCAAGGCGCGCGTGGAATCTTTGAGCATCTAG
- the yajC gene encoding preprotein translocase subunit YajC, whose amino-acid sequence MNMTTALAYPLFLLQGQPGGGNILMLLAPWVAIFGIFYFLIIRPQQRRQKQQQLERDQLLKALKPGDKVITSGGIYGTIVQVKEKDDTVQLRVAQSVSIEILRSSIAGLQSADVKDVEAAK is encoded by the coding sequence ATGAACATGACAACCGCTCTCGCTTATCCGCTTTTTCTTTTGCAGGGTCAACCCGGCGGCGGCAACATCCTCATGCTCCTGGCGCCATGGGTAGCGATCTTCGGCATCTTCTATTTCCTGATCATCCGCCCGCAGCAGCGCCGCCAGAAGCAGCAACAGCTGGAACGCGATCAACTGCTCAAGGCGCTCAAGCCGGGCGACAAGGTGATTACCAGCGGCGGCATCTACGGCACCATCGTCCAGGTCAAAGAGAAAGACGACACCGTGCAGCTGCGCGTCGCGCAGTCGGTGTCGATTGAAATTCTGCGCAGCTCGATTGCCGGGCTGCAATCCGCAGACGTCAAAGACGTCGAAGCCGCCAAGTGA